Proteins encoded within one genomic window of Natator depressus isolate rNatDep1 chromosome 1, rNatDep2.hap1, whole genome shotgun sequence:
- the RAD52 gene encoding DNA repair protein RAD52 homolog isoform X5, with the protein MSESQGTNNGSHTSKTDSNNGSSAVCFGQYRYTAAEYLAIQNALRQRLGPEYISSRQAGGGQKVCYIEGHRVISLANEMFGYNGWAHSVTQQNVDFVDLNNGKFYVGVCAFVKVQLKDGSYHEDVGYGVSEGLKSKALSLEKARKEAVTDGLKRALKCFGNALGNCILDKDYLRSVNKLPRQLPPELDLAKAKRQDFEPAIEKARYSSCLQKQSAWQPQHCESMSPCKPGQEAASLSTAEQEQQNSSRRSITLVCGSDATYQRKLRQKQLQQQFREQMEKKQLTVANPVSKQTASHPSLVKHSTPAQQEPTAEEEFFADDPELWDIPLETTALTDTESHQKAVVAAQAPATPLGHYHMTTRSKTPQTMNHKKPEMRAAPWQVSPRHRPYSPSSNQGAPAECSPYRRSQGMKKRKLEPS; encoded by the exons ATGTCTGAAAGTCAGGGGACAAACAATGGAAGCCACACCAGCAAGACTGATTCCAACAATGGCAGCTCTGCTGTGTGCTTTGGGCAG TACCGGTATACGGCAGCCGAATACCTGGCCATCCAGAATGCCCTGCGTCAGAGGCTGGGTCCGGAGTACATCAGCAGCCGGCAGGCTGGTGGAGGACAGAAG GTTTGTTATATTGAGGGTCACAGGGTCATCAGTCTGGCCAATGAGATGTTTGGCTACAATGGCTGGGCTCATTCGGTCACTCAGCAGAATGTTG ATTTTGTTGATCTCAACAATGGCAAATTCTATGTGGGAGTTTGTGCATTTGTAAAAGTCCAACTCAAG GATGGGTCGTACCATGAAGATGTGGGTTACGGAGTGAGTGAGGGCCTGAAGTCTAAGGCATTGTCCCTAGAAAAGGCAAGGAAAGAAGCAGTGACGGATGGACTGAAGAGGGCACTCAA GTGCTTTGGAAATGCTCTTGGGAACTGCATTCTGGACAAAGACTACCTGCGATCAGTGAATAAACTTCCTCGTCAG CTGCCTCCTGAGTTGGATTTGGCCAAAGCAAAAAGGCAAGACTTTGAGCCTGCAATAGAGAAGGCTAGATACAGTAGCTGTCTGCAGAAGCAGAGTGCATGGCAACCCCAGCATTGTGAGAGCATGTCCCCATGCAAACCTGGCCAGGAGGCGGCTTCCTTAAGCAcagctgagcaggagcagcaAAATAGCTCCAG ACGTAGCATCACCTTAGTCTGTGGGAGTGATGCCACTTACCAGCGGAAGTTACGGCAGAAGCAGCTTCAGCAGCAGTTCCGGGAGCAAATGGAGAAAAAACAGCTGACAGTAGCCAATCCAGTCAGCAAACAGA CAGCATCTCATCCCTCACTGGTGAAACACAGCACTCCAGCACAACAGGAACCAACTGCAGAAGAGGAGTTCTTTGCAG ATGACCCTGAGCTTTGGGACATCCCCCTGGAAACCACTGCTCTCACTGATACGGAGAGCCACCAAAAAGCAGTTGTAGCAGCCCAGGCTCCTGCAACACCTCTTGGACACTATCACATGACGACTCGCAGCAAGACCCCTCAAACAATGAACCATAAGAAACCAGAAATGAGAGCTGCACCATGGCAGGTGTCCCCTAGGCACAGGCCTTACAGCCCCTCTTCCAACCAAGGTGCACCAG CAGAGTGCAGCCCATACAGGAGGAGCCAAGgcatgaagaaaaggaaactggAACCCTCCTGA
- the RAD52 gene encoding DNA repair protein RAD52 homolog isoform X3 — MVEEEEENGRQASDGSILPESQEIFLTLKPCGLQDITVADHDAREGTSGMSESQGTNNGSHTSKTDSNNGSSAVCFGQYRYTAAEYLAIQNALRQRLGPEYISSRQAGGGQKVCYIEGHRVISLANEMFGYNGWAHSVTQQNVDFVDLNNGKFYVGVCAFVKVQLKDGSYHEDVGYGVSEGLKSKALSLEKARKEAVTDGLKRALKCFGNALGNCILDKDYLRSVNKLPRQLPPELDLAKAKRQDFEPAIEKARYSSCLQKQSAWQPQHCESMSPCKPGQEAASLSTAEQEQQNSSRRSITLVCGSDATYQRKLRQKQLQQQFREQMEKKQLTVANPVSKQTASHPSLVKHSTPAQQEPTAEEEFFADDPELWDIPLETTALTDTESHQKAVVAAQAPATPLGHYHMTTRSKTPQTMNHKKPEMRAAPWQVSPRHRPYSPSSNQGAPECSPYRRSQGMKKRKLEPS, encoded by the exons atggtggaggaggaggaggaaaatgggagacaggcgagcgatggatccattctccccgagagccaggaaatatttttaaccttaaAGCCCTGTGGGTTGCAGGACATCACTGTGGCTGACCATGATgccagggaaggcacctctg GAATGTCTGAAAGTCAGGGGACAAACAATGGAAGCCACACCAGCAAGACTGATTCCAACAATGGCAGCTCTGCTGTGTGCTTTGGGCAG TACCGGTATACGGCAGCCGAATACCTGGCCATCCAGAATGCCCTGCGTCAGAGGCTGGGTCCGGAGTACATCAGCAGCCGGCAGGCTGGTGGAGGACAGAAG GTTTGTTATATTGAGGGTCACAGGGTCATCAGTCTGGCCAATGAGATGTTTGGCTACAATGGCTGGGCTCATTCGGTCACTCAGCAGAATGTTG ATTTTGTTGATCTCAACAATGGCAAATTCTATGTGGGAGTTTGTGCATTTGTAAAAGTCCAACTCAAG GATGGGTCGTACCATGAAGATGTGGGTTACGGAGTGAGTGAGGGCCTGAAGTCTAAGGCATTGTCCCTAGAAAAGGCAAGGAAAGAAGCAGTGACGGATGGACTGAAGAGGGCACTCAA GTGCTTTGGAAATGCTCTTGGGAACTGCATTCTGGACAAAGACTACCTGCGATCAGTGAATAAACTTCCTCGTCAG CTGCCTCCTGAGTTGGATTTGGCCAAAGCAAAAAGGCAAGACTTTGAGCCTGCAATAGAGAAGGCTAGATACAGTAGCTGTCTGCAGAAGCAGAGTGCATGGCAACCCCAGCATTGTGAGAGCATGTCCCCATGCAAACCTGGCCAGGAGGCGGCTTCCTTAAGCAcagctgagcaggagcagcaAAATAGCTCCAG ACGTAGCATCACCTTAGTCTGTGGGAGTGATGCCACTTACCAGCGGAAGTTACGGCAGAAGCAGCTTCAGCAGCAGTTCCGGGAGCAAATGGAGAAAAAACAGCTGACAGTAGCCAATCCAGTCAGCAAACAGA CAGCATCTCATCCCTCACTGGTGAAACACAGCACTCCAGCACAACAGGAACCAACTGCAGAAGAGGAGTTCTTTGCAG ATGACCCTGAGCTTTGGGACATCCCCCTGGAAACCACTGCTCTCACTGATACGGAGAGCCACCAAAAAGCAGTTGTAGCAGCCCAGGCTCCTGCAACACCTCTTGGACACTATCACATGACGACTCGCAGCAAGACCCCTCAAACAATGAACCATAAGAAACCAGAAATGAGAGCTGCACCATGGCAGGTGTCCCCTAGGCACAGGCCTTACAGCCCCTCTTCCAACCAAGGTGCACCAG AGTGCAGCCCATACAGGAGGAGCCAAGgcatgaagaaaaggaaactggAACCCTCCTGA
- the RAD52 gene encoding DNA repair protein RAD52 homolog isoform X2: MVEEEEENGRQASDGSILPESQEIFLTLKPCGLQDITVADHDAREGTSGMSESQGTNNGSHTSKTDSNNGSSAVCFGQYRYTAAEYLAIQNALRQRLGPEYISSRQAGGGQKVCYIEGHRVISLANEMFGYNGWAHSVTQQNVDFVDLNNGKFYVGVCAFVKVQLKDGSYHEDVGYGVSEGLKSKALSLEKARKEAVTDGLKRALKCFGNALGNCILDKDYLRSVNKLPRQLPPELDLAKAKRQDFEPAIEKARYSSCLQKQSAWQPQHCESMSPCKPGQEAASLSTAEQEQQNSSRRSITLVCGSDATYQRKLRQKQLQQQFREQMEKKQLTVANPVSKQTSHPSLVKHSTPAQQEPTAEEEFFADDPELWDIPLETTALTDTESHQKAVVAAQAPATPLGHYHMTTRSKTPQTMNHKKPEMRAAPWQVSPRHRPYSPSSNQGAPAECSPYRRSQGMKKRKLEPS, from the exons atggtggaggaggaggaggaaaatgggagacaggcgagcgatggatccattctccccgagagccaggaaatatttttaaccttaaAGCCCTGTGGGTTGCAGGACATCACTGTGGCTGACCATGATgccagggaaggcacctctg GAATGTCTGAAAGTCAGGGGACAAACAATGGAAGCCACACCAGCAAGACTGATTCCAACAATGGCAGCTCTGCTGTGTGCTTTGGGCAG TACCGGTATACGGCAGCCGAATACCTGGCCATCCAGAATGCCCTGCGTCAGAGGCTGGGTCCGGAGTACATCAGCAGCCGGCAGGCTGGTGGAGGACAGAAG GTTTGTTATATTGAGGGTCACAGGGTCATCAGTCTGGCCAATGAGATGTTTGGCTACAATGGCTGGGCTCATTCGGTCACTCAGCAGAATGTTG ATTTTGTTGATCTCAACAATGGCAAATTCTATGTGGGAGTTTGTGCATTTGTAAAAGTCCAACTCAAG GATGGGTCGTACCATGAAGATGTGGGTTACGGAGTGAGTGAGGGCCTGAAGTCTAAGGCATTGTCCCTAGAAAAGGCAAGGAAAGAAGCAGTGACGGATGGACTGAAGAGGGCACTCAA GTGCTTTGGAAATGCTCTTGGGAACTGCATTCTGGACAAAGACTACCTGCGATCAGTGAATAAACTTCCTCGTCAG CTGCCTCCTGAGTTGGATTTGGCCAAAGCAAAAAGGCAAGACTTTGAGCCTGCAATAGAGAAGGCTAGATACAGTAGCTGTCTGCAGAAGCAGAGTGCATGGCAACCCCAGCATTGTGAGAGCATGTCCCCATGCAAACCTGGCCAGGAGGCGGCTTCCTTAAGCAcagctgagcaggagcagcaAAATAGCTCCAG ACGTAGCATCACCTTAGTCTGTGGGAGTGATGCCACTTACCAGCGGAAGTTACGGCAGAAGCAGCTTCAGCAGCAGTTCCGGGAGCAAATGGAGAAAAAACAGCTGACAGTAGCCAATCCAGTCAGCAAACAGA CATCTCATCCCTCACTGGTGAAACACAGCACTCCAGCACAACAGGAACCAACTGCAGAAGAGGAGTTCTTTGCAG ATGACCCTGAGCTTTGGGACATCCCCCTGGAAACCACTGCTCTCACTGATACGGAGAGCCACCAAAAAGCAGTTGTAGCAGCCCAGGCTCCTGCAACACCTCTTGGACACTATCACATGACGACTCGCAGCAAGACCCCTCAAACAATGAACCATAAGAAACCAGAAATGAGAGCTGCACCATGGCAGGTGTCCCCTAGGCACAGGCCTTACAGCCCCTCTTCCAACCAAGGTGCACCAG CAGAGTGCAGCCCATACAGGAGGAGCCAAGgcatgaagaaaaggaaactggAACCCTCCTGA
- the RAD52 gene encoding DNA repair protein RAD52 homolog isoform X4 produces MVEEEEENGRQASDGSILPESQEIFLTLKPCGLQDITVADHDAREGTSGMSESQGTNNGSHTSKTDSNNGSSAVCFGQYRYTAAEYLAIQNALRQRLGPEYISSRQAGGGQKVCYIEGHRVISLANEMFGYNGWAHSVTQQNVDFVDLNNGKFYVGVCAFVKVQLKDGSYHEDVGYGVSEGLKSKALSLEKARKEAVTDGLKRALKCFGNALGNCILDKDYLRSVNKLPRQLPPELDLAKAKRQDFEPAIEKARYSSCLQKQSAWQPQHCESMSPCKPGQEAASLSTAEQEQQNSSRRSITLVCGSDATYQRKLRQKQLQQQFREQMEKKQLTVANPVSKQTASHPSLVKHSTPAQQEPTAEEEFFADDPELWDIPLETTALTDTESHQKAVVAAQAPATPLGHYHMTTRSKTPQTMNHKKPEMRAAPWQVSPRHRPYSPSSNQGAPGTMLRLGQKE; encoded by the exons atggtggaggaggaggaggaaaatgggagacaggcgagcgatggatccattctccccgagagccaggaaatatttttaaccttaaAGCCCTGTGGGTTGCAGGACATCACTGTGGCTGACCATGATgccagggaaggcacctctg GAATGTCTGAAAGTCAGGGGACAAACAATGGAAGCCACACCAGCAAGACTGATTCCAACAATGGCAGCTCTGCTGTGTGCTTTGGGCAG TACCGGTATACGGCAGCCGAATACCTGGCCATCCAGAATGCCCTGCGTCAGAGGCTGGGTCCGGAGTACATCAGCAGCCGGCAGGCTGGTGGAGGACAGAAG GTTTGTTATATTGAGGGTCACAGGGTCATCAGTCTGGCCAATGAGATGTTTGGCTACAATGGCTGGGCTCATTCGGTCACTCAGCAGAATGTTG ATTTTGTTGATCTCAACAATGGCAAATTCTATGTGGGAGTTTGTGCATTTGTAAAAGTCCAACTCAAG GATGGGTCGTACCATGAAGATGTGGGTTACGGAGTGAGTGAGGGCCTGAAGTCTAAGGCATTGTCCCTAGAAAAGGCAAGGAAAGAAGCAGTGACGGATGGACTGAAGAGGGCACTCAA GTGCTTTGGAAATGCTCTTGGGAACTGCATTCTGGACAAAGACTACCTGCGATCAGTGAATAAACTTCCTCGTCAG CTGCCTCCTGAGTTGGATTTGGCCAAAGCAAAAAGGCAAGACTTTGAGCCTGCAATAGAGAAGGCTAGATACAGTAGCTGTCTGCAGAAGCAGAGTGCATGGCAACCCCAGCATTGTGAGAGCATGTCCCCATGCAAACCTGGCCAGGAGGCGGCTTCCTTAAGCAcagctgagcaggagcagcaAAATAGCTCCAG ACGTAGCATCACCTTAGTCTGTGGGAGTGATGCCACTTACCAGCGGAAGTTACGGCAGAAGCAGCTTCAGCAGCAGTTCCGGGAGCAAATGGAGAAAAAACAGCTGACAGTAGCCAATCCAGTCAGCAAACAGA CAGCATCTCATCCCTCACTGGTGAAACACAGCACTCCAGCACAACAGGAACCAACTGCAGAAGAGGAGTTCTTTGCAG ATGACCCTGAGCTTTGGGACATCCCCCTGGAAACCACTGCTCTCACTGATACGGAGAGCCACCAAAAAGCAGTTGTAGCAGCCCAGGCTCCTGCAACACCTCTTGGACACTATCACATGACGACTCGCAGCAAGACCCCTCAAACAATGAACCATAAGAAACCAGAAATGAGAGCTGCACCATGGCAGGTGTCCCCTAGGCACAGGCCTTACAGCCCCTCTTCCAACCAAGGTGCACCAG GTACAATGCTCAGATTAGGTCAAAAGGAATGA
- the RAD52 gene encoding DNA repair protein RAD52 homolog isoform X1, producing MVEEEEENGRQASDGSILPESQEIFLTLKPCGLQDITVADHDAREGTSGMSESQGTNNGSHTSKTDSNNGSSAVCFGQYRYTAAEYLAIQNALRQRLGPEYISSRQAGGGQKVCYIEGHRVISLANEMFGYNGWAHSVTQQNVDFVDLNNGKFYVGVCAFVKVQLKDGSYHEDVGYGVSEGLKSKALSLEKARKEAVTDGLKRALKCFGNALGNCILDKDYLRSVNKLPRQLPPELDLAKAKRQDFEPAIEKARYSSCLQKQSAWQPQHCESMSPCKPGQEAASLSTAEQEQQNSSRRSITLVCGSDATYQRKLRQKQLQQQFREQMEKKQLTVANPVSKQTASHPSLVKHSTPAQQEPTAEEEFFADDPELWDIPLETTALTDTESHQKAVVAAQAPATPLGHYHMTTRSKTPQTMNHKKPEMRAAPWQVSPRHRPYSPSSNQGAPAECSPYRRSQGMKKRKLEPS from the exons atggtggaggaggaggaggaaaatgggagacaggcgagcgatggatccattctccccgagagccaggaaatatttttaaccttaaAGCCCTGTGGGTTGCAGGACATCACTGTGGCTGACCATGATgccagggaaggcacctctg GAATGTCTGAAAGTCAGGGGACAAACAATGGAAGCCACACCAGCAAGACTGATTCCAACAATGGCAGCTCTGCTGTGTGCTTTGGGCAG TACCGGTATACGGCAGCCGAATACCTGGCCATCCAGAATGCCCTGCGTCAGAGGCTGGGTCCGGAGTACATCAGCAGCCGGCAGGCTGGTGGAGGACAGAAG GTTTGTTATATTGAGGGTCACAGGGTCATCAGTCTGGCCAATGAGATGTTTGGCTACAATGGCTGGGCTCATTCGGTCACTCAGCAGAATGTTG ATTTTGTTGATCTCAACAATGGCAAATTCTATGTGGGAGTTTGTGCATTTGTAAAAGTCCAACTCAAG GATGGGTCGTACCATGAAGATGTGGGTTACGGAGTGAGTGAGGGCCTGAAGTCTAAGGCATTGTCCCTAGAAAAGGCAAGGAAAGAAGCAGTGACGGATGGACTGAAGAGGGCACTCAA GTGCTTTGGAAATGCTCTTGGGAACTGCATTCTGGACAAAGACTACCTGCGATCAGTGAATAAACTTCCTCGTCAG CTGCCTCCTGAGTTGGATTTGGCCAAAGCAAAAAGGCAAGACTTTGAGCCTGCAATAGAGAAGGCTAGATACAGTAGCTGTCTGCAGAAGCAGAGTGCATGGCAACCCCAGCATTGTGAGAGCATGTCCCCATGCAAACCTGGCCAGGAGGCGGCTTCCTTAAGCAcagctgagcaggagcagcaAAATAGCTCCAG ACGTAGCATCACCTTAGTCTGTGGGAGTGATGCCACTTACCAGCGGAAGTTACGGCAGAAGCAGCTTCAGCAGCAGTTCCGGGAGCAAATGGAGAAAAAACAGCTGACAGTAGCCAATCCAGTCAGCAAACAGA CAGCATCTCATCCCTCACTGGTGAAACACAGCACTCCAGCACAACAGGAACCAACTGCAGAAGAGGAGTTCTTTGCAG ATGACCCTGAGCTTTGGGACATCCCCCTGGAAACCACTGCTCTCACTGATACGGAGAGCCACCAAAAAGCAGTTGTAGCAGCCCAGGCTCCTGCAACACCTCTTGGACACTATCACATGACGACTCGCAGCAAGACCCCTCAAACAATGAACCATAAGAAACCAGAAATGAGAGCTGCACCATGGCAGGTGTCCCCTAGGCACAGGCCTTACAGCCCCTCTTCCAACCAAGGTGCACCAG CAGAGTGCAGCCCATACAGGAGGAGCCAAGgcatgaagaaaaggaaactggAACCCTCCTGA
- the RAD52 gene encoding DNA repair protein RAD52 homolog isoform X6, which yields MMPGKAPLECLKVRGQTMEATPARLIPTMAALLCALGSTGIRQPNTWPSRMPCVRGWVRSTSAAGRLVEDRRFVILRVTGSSVWPMRCLATMAGLIRSLSRMLDGSYHEDVGYGVSEGLKSKALSLEKARKEAVTDGLKRALKCFGNALGNCILDKDYLRSVNKLPRQLPPELDLAKAKRQDFEPAIEKARYSSCLQKQSAWQPQHCESMSPCKPGQEAASLSTAEQEQQNSSRRSITLVCGSDATYQRKLRQKQLQQQFREQMEKKQLTVANPVSKQTASHPSLVKHSTPAQQEPTAEEEFFADDPELWDIPLETTALTDTESHQKAVVAAQAPATPLGHYHMTTRSKTPQTMNHKKPEMRAAPWQVSPRHRPYSPSSNQGAPAECSPYRRSQGMKKRKLEPS from the exons ATGATgccagggaaggcacctctg GAATGTCTGAAAGTCAGGGGACAAACAATGGAAGCCACACCAGCAAGACTGATTCCAACAATGGCAGCTCTGCTGTGTGCTTTGGGCAG TACCGGTATACGGCAGCCGAATACCTGGCCATCCAGAATGCCCTGCGTCAGAGGCTGGGTCCGGAGTACATCAGCAGCCGGCAGGCTGGTGGAGGACAGAAG GTTTGTTATATTGAGGGTCACAGGGTCATCAGTCTGGCCAATGAGATGTTTGGCTACAATGGCTGGGCTCATTCGGTCACTCAGCAGAATGTTG GATGGGTCGTACCATGAAGATGTGGGTTACGGAGTGAGTGAGGGCCTGAAGTCTAAGGCATTGTCCCTAGAAAAGGCAAGGAAAGAAGCAGTGACGGATGGACTGAAGAGGGCACTCAA GTGCTTTGGAAATGCTCTTGGGAACTGCATTCTGGACAAAGACTACCTGCGATCAGTGAATAAACTTCCTCGTCAG CTGCCTCCTGAGTTGGATTTGGCCAAAGCAAAAAGGCAAGACTTTGAGCCTGCAATAGAGAAGGCTAGATACAGTAGCTGTCTGCAGAAGCAGAGTGCATGGCAACCCCAGCATTGTGAGAGCATGTCCCCATGCAAACCTGGCCAGGAGGCGGCTTCCTTAAGCAcagctgagcaggagcagcaAAATAGCTCCAG ACGTAGCATCACCTTAGTCTGTGGGAGTGATGCCACTTACCAGCGGAAGTTACGGCAGAAGCAGCTTCAGCAGCAGTTCCGGGAGCAAATGGAGAAAAAACAGCTGACAGTAGCCAATCCAGTCAGCAAACAGA CAGCATCTCATCCCTCACTGGTGAAACACAGCACTCCAGCACAACAGGAACCAACTGCAGAAGAGGAGTTCTTTGCAG ATGACCCTGAGCTTTGGGACATCCCCCTGGAAACCACTGCTCTCACTGATACGGAGAGCCACCAAAAAGCAGTTGTAGCAGCCCAGGCTCCTGCAACACCTCTTGGACACTATCACATGACGACTCGCAGCAAGACCCCTCAAACAATGAACCATAAGAAACCAGAAATGAGAGCTGCACCATGGCAGGTGTCCCCTAGGCACAGGCCTTACAGCCCCTCTTCCAACCAAGGTGCACCAG CAGAGTGCAGCCCATACAGGAGGAGCCAAGgcatgaagaaaaggaaactggAACCCTCCTGA
- the RAD52 gene encoding DNA repair protein RAD52 homolog isoform X7 produces MEATPARLIPTMAALLCALGSTGIRQPNTWPSRMPCVRGWVRSTSAAGRLVEDRRFVILRVTGSSVWPMRCLATMAGLIRSLSRMLDGSYHEDVGYGVSEGLKSKALSLEKARKEAVTDGLKRALKCFGNALGNCILDKDYLRSVNKLPRQLPPELDLAKAKRQDFEPAIEKARYSSCLQKQSAWQPQHCESMSPCKPGQEAASLSTAEQEQQNSSRRSITLVCGSDATYQRKLRQKQLQQQFREQMEKKQLTVANPVSKQTASHPSLVKHSTPAQQEPTAEEEFFADDPELWDIPLETTALTDTESHQKAVVAAQAPATPLGHYHMTTRSKTPQTMNHKKPEMRAAPWQVSPRHRPYSPSSNQGAPAECSPYRRSQGMKKRKLEPS; encoded by the exons ATGGAAGCCACACCAGCAAGACTGATTCCAACAATGGCAGCTCTGCTGTGTGCTTTGGGCAG TACCGGTATACGGCAGCCGAATACCTGGCCATCCAGAATGCCCTGCGTCAGAGGCTGGGTCCGGAGTACATCAGCAGCCGGCAGGCTGGTGGAGGACAGAAG GTTTGTTATATTGAGGGTCACAGGGTCATCAGTCTGGCCAATGAGATGTTTGGCTACAATGGCTGGGCTCATTCGGTCACTCAGCAGAATGTTG GATGGGTCGTACCATGAAGATGTGGGTTACGGAGTGAGTGAGGGCCTGAAGTCTAAGGCATTGTCCCTAGAAAAGGCAAGGAAAGAAGCAGTGACGGATGGACTGAAGAGGGCACTCAA GTGCTTTGGAAATGCTCTTGGGAACTGCATTCTGGACAAAGACTACCTGCGATCAGTGAATAAACTTCCTCGTCAG CTGCCTCCTGAGTTGGATTTGGCCAAAGCAAAAAGGCAAGACTTTGAGCCTGCAATAGAGAAGGCTAGATACAGTAGCTGTCTGCAGAAGCAGAGTGCATGGCAACCCCAGCATTGTGAGAGCATGTCCCCATGCAAACCTGGCCAGGAGGCGGCTTCCTTAAGCAcagctgagcaggagcagcaAAATAGCTCCAG ACGTAGCATCACCTTAGTCTGTGGGAGTGATGCCACTTACCAGCGGAAGTTACGGCAGAAGCAGCTTCAGCAGCAGTTCCGGGAGCAAATGGAGAAAAAACAGCTGACAGTAGCCAATCCAGTCAGCAAACAGA CAGCATCTCATCCCTCACTGGTGAAACACAGCACTCCAGCACAACAGGAACCAACTGCAGAAGAGGAGTTCTTTGCAG ATGACCCTGAGCTTTGGGACATCCCCCTGGAAACCACTGCTCTCACTGATACGGAGAGCCACCAAAAAGCAGTTGTAGCAGCCCAGGCTCCTGCAACACCTCTTGGACACTATCACATGACGACTCGCAGCAAGACCCCTCAAACAATGAACCATAAGAAACCAGAAATGAGAGCTGCACCATGGCAGGTGTCCCCTAGGCACAGGCCTTACAGCCCCTCTTCCAACCAAGGTGCACCAG CAGAGTGCAGCCCATACAGGAGGAGCCAAGgcatgaagaaaaggaaactggAACCCTCCTGA